In Toxoplasma gondii ME49 chromosome X, whole genome shotgun sequence, a single genomic region encodes these proteins:
- the AP2X4 gene encoding AP2 domain transcription factor AP2X-4 (encoded by transcript TGME49_224050), translating to MAEMSSADGVHVLSGTSRGPSVPGGTSPRCDSSLLGPSAPLAVNVAGSQAGQVPNGGTNTSPLGWGSGGVPQGYPGVGPFGPQGPSAVGAGDGAPQGPFLNSSFLPHASAQAPGCGGLVGDAHSGGPTLAAPPMASQSPHLSSQVPSALPQMHSGPAIQSSSVHPANASPPSNLSTAAVGSAAFAQQLAAFSSSVGSGNASHSPLPLSSSPQFLLSQYRPVGGPGGFDPSGAMNARSSGPLQGPPNPQGTAQMFSVVSPPQGGVPLHSMPGGPGPNGSLGPGPAGQQLVPGVVGPGGVGAGPGGSSGAAGTPQGAGTVPGGPAAQQGMQQKVFAGTPCAVPAVSLRQIEISAAPRMCPGTDLWGDERKRRARKHRVVSKSVASSGLEAREKREEADPHKGERGADSEEDEDDRTGGQVVLQWIEKEGLAGLHRLLVDALLMPAPKTTNGSRLVSLAARAAQLPPVPGVIYDPHQYQFLARYFEAEDSTVPITKRFPLRRWGFFKSYRFACDVVQQAAKPGVFEEGEIVPVKEPLPGLDGQGLTGAESPPVEYYALPDCPDVSLPVIKGVSRDKKSRRWAVYYRNQRRYFYDKKEEKPAKEKKEEEATVISPHAGVKEAYEMAVQLRRQQVQEVELLQMYEESNTGASQGDDMTLLLPCYQAVLLSLLHNLEKNIRSGGLDCVLSYLFEEDQGESPALSGQAEEAPTVKAEVEADMLGIGDVEKRGEKKTVTAGGGAAGERKREEPSALHAAEELKALRKLVADCVTSHMVYIESARLAVELHEHLAILRECIQKQVLPSDLSPAARLRLVVKFLELQLGSLRDALVQSGFYRQILMDISKRQRREKREEETGQKRDGRRAGGDAPNNTQPLSGPNHVQRTGDAEMSEAEKGQESAL from the exons ATGGCTGAAATGTCCTCGGCAGACGGCGTACACGTCCTTTCTGGGACTTCACGTGGGCCTTCTGTCCCCGGAGGCACATCTCCCCGCtgcgactcttctctcctcgggCCTTCTGCCCCACTCGCGGTCAACGTGGCGGGTTCGCAGGCCGGGCAAGTCCCCAACGGAGGCACCAACACGTCCCCCCTTGGCTGGGGCTCGGGCGGCGTGCCCCAAGGGTACCCCGGCGTGGGGCCATTTGGCCCGCAGGGGCCTTCGGCCGTGGGTGCTGGGGACGGCGCGCCCCAGGGACCCTTTTTGAActcgtctttcctcccgCATGCGTCGGCGCAGGCCCCAGGGTGTGGCGGACTCGTGGGTGACGCCCACTCCGGCGGGCCCACGCTCGCGGCGCCCCCCATGGCGTCTCAGAGTCCTCACCTCTCCTCGCAGGTCCCCAGTGCCTTGCCGCAAATGCACTCCGGCCCCGCCATCCAGTCGTCTTCCGTCCACCCCGCAAatgcgtctcctccctcgaaTCTCTCGACAGCCGCCGTAGGCTCAGCTGCCTTTGCACAGCAGCTCGCggcgttctcctcctcagtCGGGAGTGGAAACGCGAGTCACTCACCCCTCCCGCTGTCCTCGTCTCCCCAgttccttctgtctcagtACAGGCCCGTCGGCGGTCCTGGTGGGTTCGACCCCTCCGGCGCCATGAACGCGCGCAGCTCGGGGCCTCTCCAGGGCCCGCCGAACCCCCAGGGAACCGCTCAGATGTTCTCCGTCGTGTCCCCTCCCCAGGGCGGCGTGCCGCTGCACTCGATGCCGGGCGGGCCTGGCCCGAACGGGTCACTTGGCCCAGGGCCCGCGGGCCAACAACTGGTTCCAGGTGTAGTGGGCCCCGGTGGTGTCGGCGCGGGGCCTGGGGGTTCTTCGGGGGCCGCCGGAACCCCCCAGGGTGCGGGGACTGTCCCCGGAGGCCCCGCCGCGCAACAGGGCATGCAGCAGAAGGTCTTTGCAGGGACGCCCTGCGCAGTCCCCGCCGTGAGCTTGAGACAAATCGAGATCTCTGCTGCCCCGCGCATGTGCCCAGGGACGGATTTGTGGGGCGACGAACGAAAGCGACGGGCGCGCAAACACCGAGTCGTGAGCAAGTCGGTTGCCAGCTCCGGGCtcgaagcgcgagaaaagagagaggaggcagaccCCCacaagggagaaaggggcgcagacagtgaagaagacgaagacgaccgGACAGGCGGGCAGGTTGTGTTGCAATGGATTGAAAAGGAAGGCCTTGCTGGCCTTCATCGCCTTCTTGTCGACGCTCTTCTCATGCCTGCTCCAAAGACGACCAACG GCAGCCGTCTGGTGTCCCTGGCGGCCCGCGCGGCGCAACTGCCTCCGGTCCCCGGTGTGATTTACGATCCACATCAGTACCAGTTTCTTGCGCGATACTTTGAGGCAGAGGACAGCACAGTGCCGATCACGAAacgctttcctctccgtcgctggGGTTTCTTCAAGAGCTATCGGTTTGCATGCGACGTGGTCCAGCAAGCTGCCAAGCCCGGTGTcttcgaggaaggcgaaatcGTCCCCGTGAAGGAGCCCCTGCCTGGG CTGGACGGCCAGGGCCTGACAGGGGCCGAGTCTCCGCCTGTCGAGTACTACGCGCTGCCCGACTGTCCAGACGTGAGTTTGCCAGTGATCAAGGGCGTCTCtagagacaagaagagcagacgaTGGGCCGTGTATTACCGGAACCAGCGGCGGTACTTTTACgacaagaaggaggagaagccggcaaaggagaagaaggaggaagaggctaCAGTTATCTCTCCACATGCCGGGGTGAAGGAGGCGTACGAGATGGCGGTGCAGCTCCGCCGGCAGCAGGTGCAGGAAGTCGAGCTTCTGCAGATGTACGAAGAGTCGAACACGGGTGCGAGTCAGGGCGACGACATGACTCTCTTGCTTCCTTGCTACCAAGCGGTGCTCCTCAGTCTTCTCCACAACTTGGAGAAGAACATTCGCAGCGGGGGCCTCGACTGCGTCCTCTCGTATCTTTTCGAAGAAGACCAGGGAGAAAGCCCAGCTTTGTCAGGCCAGGCGGAAGAAGCCCCGACGGTCAAGGCAGAAGTTGAGGCGGATATGTTGGGAATTGGAGacgtcgagaagagaggcgaaaaaaaaactgtcACGGCGGGGGGAGGTGCAGccggcgagaggaaacgcgaggagccgtctgcgctgcatgcggcagaAGAACTGAAGGCGTTGAGGAAATTGGTGGCCGACTGTGTTACCTCTCACATGGTGTACATTGAGTCTGCTCGACTAGCTGTCGAGCTGCACGAACACCTGGCCATTCTCCGCGAGTGCATTCAGAAACAAGTTCTCCCGAGTGACTTGTCTCCCGCGGCCCGCCTGCGCCTCGTCGTCAAGTTCCTCGAACTCCAGCTCGGGAGTCTGCGCGACGCGCTCGTTCAGAGTGGCTTCTACCGGCAGATTTTGATGGACATCagcaagcgacagagaagggagaaacgcgaggaagagacggggCAAAAGCGCGACGGTCGCAGAGCCGGCGGAGACGCCCCAAACAACACGCAGCCTCTGTCGGGTCCAAACCACGTGCAAAGGACGGGCGACGCGGAGATGtcagaagccgagaaaggcCAGGAGTCGGCACTTTaa
- a CDS encoding flagellar associated protein (encoded by transcript TGME49_224040), with translation MEKPGLSIDQKHDKTLYPKPYFTADALDALKVEKAVIMQAHIRGFLARRKAAKLRHAKQEAIDREEEERASAQKEHEMRQKRLRDRCLHPKTYSDFAVLRRELEAWRVQETARIKHMFDSDVHRRQAFKELLHRETELLQHIEELKLQATKESRQEKKLHFLETLARPFAWACPSTGDVITVFTPETMRAEDLRNLFLDLENLQVDTATRLDVLQRVQVAVAANAAQDLDQKRTVGTKNLNKEILELCRREIAFLRRGTTQTAKLSGLRQRLSHAFWYLLQSPAFNPQASRYLKLPACQQTKGICF, from the coding sequence ATGGAAAAGCCGGGTTTGTCTATCGACCAGAAGCACGACAAGACGCTGTACCCGAAACCATATTTCACAGCCGACGCCCTGGATGCCTTGAAGGTTGAGAAGGCAGTCATCATGCAAGCACACATCCGAGGTTTCCTCGCCCGCAGAAAAGCGGCGAAACTGCGCCATGCTAAGCAGGAAGCAATCGAccgcgaagaggaagagagagcgagcgcGCAAAAGGAGCACGAGATGCGGCAAAAGCGCCTCCGGGACCGGTGTTTGCATCCCAAGACCTACTCGGATTTTGCCGTTCTACGCAGGGAACTCGAAGCTTGGCGGGTTCAAGAGACAGCACGCATTAAGCATATGTTTGACAGCGATGTGCATCGACGTCAAGCATTCAAGGAACTGCTTCACCGAGAAACAGAGCTCCTGCAGCACATCGAGGAACTGAAGTTGCAGGCTACGAAGGAAAGCCGCCAAGAAAAAAAGCTGCACTTCCTCGAGACGCTGGCGAGACCCTTTGCCTGGGCCTGTCCGTCAACGGGCGACGTCATCACTGTGTTCACTCCCGAAACCATGCGGGCAGAGGATCTGCGGAATCTGTTTTTGGATCTTGAAAACCTACAAGTCGATACAGCGACTCGACTCGATGTTCTTCAGCGCGTACAAGTGGCTGTTGCGGCAAACGCAGCGCAAGACCTAGATCAGAAACGCACCGTGGGAACAAAGAATCTCAACAAGGAGATCCTCGAGCTCTGCCGCCGAGAAATCGCTTTCCTTCGCCGAGGAACAACTCAGACAGCCAAACTAAGTGGTCTCAGGCAACGGCTCTCGCATGCGTTCTGGTACCTCCTTCAATCCCCTGCCTTCAACCCTCAAGCCTCGCGCTACCTCAAACTCCCTGCGTGCCAGCAGACGAAGGGAATTTGTTTCTAG
- a CDS encoding hypothetical protein (encoded by transcript TGME49_224030), with protein sequence MDLSASGPRRVATQAACRASVRDDLDSGQRPRKVGQSGPKTETQSFDRSFLRQPEGSLRVSSAFPACLLETRHVGGSANSVFSTQRGDFRAFLRTERSADAFSSSRHNAYTAVPLQSPRKSIVPVCQPQTTPSNRVADPSKKESSHSLSRCLRPQENMLTRRTRLAPFFGSSTTPYSSTSFSSLAILRSPRNSSSSTSCSSSRSRSSSSRTPFLFSLTSPAINSSSLASLTAFLSFSSSAVTSSSSLSFNSASAPLTSPSLSSPGSRAPRLPLRPPVKPLKPPRGGAAKCSGGSYASRTSAKSCSSGASSEEGRESSWQDARDRGERPEGSRVSVSPRRDFEPEFPSLPSGRRCSARLLRGRRASWQKGTLWESQDDLARILRLSLVEAKAQRHTKRAKKRRERGRTKHRTNMEVRSSPSASREQTPRRRRLHKPSVSPSCERPGRRTADSWGRWRCEGRGDEAEKNDSFCQTPPKTWKRLRRAVTASPTLCVKLADPREGSHEKEGENRVCLSHASPSRLAAAFSALSPFGEKAQARRLVKPIRAIDEDASEGAREETETDRQNEREIGRERSSDSEVVSPSSRSSRTSPASWKSSEPSDDERKRDRRRLGGGRSKAGKRQERRRGAANEEGRAAENGEGDGKAFREAESANERERFVGFAAQGKQTRDKHAEREEEELHAEQKENAEAEREREWRKALETRKSRLSALTKRVQRNSLRARLVQRGVDNPDEELEKEECDSEESEESADSHRPFRRRGSRTRLNPGYRFLAFASDMCRSGRRPHREEERSISLSDTEENDFIVEDGDEDEVTPTDGSEEGFVADSEEDEEALDTGQELARRASYERRMKRETDQKLEENLKLDEAFARYVQFLVFSLFSPTLKFPFPTGPADRRAACMPRTRHTRKLPRDFFLTAVKKIEGLMPVMRATMETTAFPTRLKSALKEYPVCTVREREKAANSANRAEPRCIVCGRCQGARYRVLLEGPVCDTDLLYQGELAEWHVANGLEWLGREAFPDALDPVRRKADEYLRQDSTWGMLTEDAEPGKLTRRHRGRRGRENATFCSGVLEFAVGKHCGKQIRAWHMIHHFKHRFLKFMHSTIKEFDPCIRRYPEKVAEIFDELWRQQWYEQWCMEVKDPRTS encoded by the exons ATGGACTTGAGCGCCTCTGGTCCGCGGCGAGTTGCTACGCAGGCAGCGTGTCGAGCGTCGGTGCGCGACGACTTAGACAGCGGCCAACGACCCAGAAAAGTCGGACAATCTGGCCCGAAAACAGAAACTCAGTCCTTTGACcggtcttttctccgtcagCCGGAAGGTTCCCTACGAGTCTCCTCGGCTTTTCCAGCCTGTCTTTTAGAAACAAGACATGTCGGCGGCAGTGCGAACTCCGTTTTCAGCACCCAGAGGGGGGACTTCCGTGCGTTCTTGAGGACCGAACGCTCGGCGgacgctttctcttcttcccgacACAATGCATACACGGCTGTTCCACTGCAGTCTCCTCGTAAATCGATTGTTCCGGTGTGTCAGCCGCAGACGACGCCTTCGAACCGGGTAGCGGATCcttcgaagaaagagagttctcattcgctgtctcggtgtctccgtcctcaGGAGAACATGTTGACGCGCCGCACGCGTCTCGCTCCGTTCTTTGGGTCTTCCACTACGCCTTACTCGTCcacgtctttctcttctctcgcgattctccgctctccccgaaactcctcttcttccacgagctgctcctcttcccgttcgcgttcctcttcctcgcggacgccctttcttttttccttgacttctcctgccATCAActcgtcttccctcgcttccctaacggctttcctctccttctcttcttcggctgtcacctcgtcttcctccttgtcCTTCAACTCCGCTTCTGCCCCGCTGAcgtccccttctctctcttcaccagGTAGTCGCGCCCCCCGTCTCCCGCTGCGACCGCCGGTGAAGCCTCTGAAGCCGCCTCGAGGAGGCGCTGCGAAATGCAGCGGGGGTTCGTATGCCTCACGTACATCCGCGAAAAGTTGCTCGTCCGGAGCCTCTTcggaggaaggcagagaaagcagctggCAAGACGCACGAGACCGAGGGGAGCGACCTGAGGGCTCTCgagtctccgtctcgccGAGGAGAGACTTCGAGCCTGAATTTCCTTCCCTCCCCAGTGGCCGCCGCTGCTCTGCGCGCCTTCTCAGGGGCAGGCGGGCCTCTTGGCAAAAGGGGACACTGTGGGAGAGCCAGGACGACCTCGCGAGGATTCTCCGGCTCTCGCTcgtggaggcgaaggcgcagcgACACACGAAGCGCGCGAAAAAGAGGCGGGAGCGAGGGCGAACGAAACACCGCACAAACATGGAGGTTCGCTCTTCCCCGAGCGCCTCCCGAGAGCAGACGCCTCGCCGACGCAGACTGCACAAACCTTCGGTGTCTCCCTCATGCGAGCGCCCAGGTAGACGTACGGCTGACAGCTGGGGGCGGTGGCGCTGCGAAGGCCGCGGCgacgaagcggagaagaacgacagCTTTTGCCAGACTCCACCGAAAACGTGGAAGCGCCTCAGACGCGCCGTGACAGCCTCTCCAACTCTGTGTGTGAAACTCGCAGACCCGCGCGAGGGGAGTcacgagaaggaaggggagaatCGCGTCTGCTTGTCGCACGCTTCGCCGTCCCGACtcgctgccgccttctccgcgcTCTCCCCATTCGGAGAAAAGGCTCAAGCGAGGAGACTGGTCAAGCCAATCAGAGCCATCGACGAAGACGCTTCGGAAGGcgcaagagaggagacagagacagacagacagaacgagCGCGAGatagggagagagaggagcagcgacTCGGAGGTGGTGTCGCCGTCGAGTCGGAGCTCGCGAACGTCGCCTGCTTCGTGGAAGTCCTCGGAGCCCTCtgacgacgagagaaaacgcgaccGGCGACGGCTcgggggaggaagaagcaaagccGGGAAGCGGCAAGAAAGGCGTCGAGGCGCGGCgaacgaggaaggacgagCAGCTGAAaacggcgaaggcgacggcaaAGCCTTCAGGGAAGCAGAGTCGGCGAACGAGAGGGAAAGGTTTGTGGGCTTCGCTGCACAAGGGAAGCaaacgagagacaagcacgctgaaagagaggaagaagaactccacgcagaacagaaggagaacgcggaagcagagagagagcgcgagtgGAGGAAGGCACTCGAGACACGAAAGAGTCGCTTGTCAGCGCTTACGAAACGCGTGCAGCGAAACTCTCTCAGGGCGCGTTTAGTTCAAAGAGGCGTTGACAACCCAGAtgaagaactcgagaaagaagaatgcgacagcgaagagtcAGAGGAGTCCGCAGACTCCCACA GACCTTTTCGTCGCCGAGGCAGTCGAACGCGGCTCAATCCTGGCTACCGG TTCCTCGCCTTTGCCAGCGACATGTGCCGTAGCGGGAGACGCCCTCATCGTGAAGAGGAGCGCAGCATCTCGTTGAGTgacactgaagaaaacgatTTTATCGTCGAAGatggagacgaagatgaagTGACTCCAACTGACGGAAGCGAGG AAGGCTTTGTCGCCGAttccgaggaagacgaagaagcactCGACACCGGACAAGAACTCGCGAGACGGGCCAGCTACGAGCGCCGGATgaagcgcgagacagacCAAAAGCTG GAAGAGAATCTGAAGTTGGACGAGGCGTTTGCGCGCTACGTGCagttcttggttttctcgcttttttcccCGACGCTGAAATTCCCTTTTCCAACAGGCCCTGCCGACCGCCGCGCTGCGTGCATGCCGAGGACACGACACACAC GAAAGTTGCCGAGAGATTTTTTTTTGACG GCGGTGAAGAAGATCGAAGGACTCATGCCTGTCATGCGTGCGACG ATGGAGACAACTGCTTTTCCTACCCGGCTAAAATCCGCTTTGAAGGAATACCCTGTGTGTACGGTgcgcgagcgcgagaaggcagcCAACAGTGCAAATCG agCGGAGCCTCGCTGTATCGTCTGTGGACGGTGCCAAGGGGCCCGCTACAGAGTGCTTCTCGAGGGGCCTGTTTGCGACACAG ATCTTCTTTACCAGGGGGAACTGGCAGAATGGCATGTGGCCAACGGACTGGAGTGGTTGGGGCGAGAGGCTTTTCCAGATGCACTCG ATCCTGTCCGAAGAAAAGCCGACGAGTATTTACGACAAG ACTCCACTTGGGGCATGCTTACAGAGGACGCCGAACCGGGGAAGCTCA CGAGGCGCcaccgagggagaagaggaagagagaacgcgacgtTTTGCTCAGGTGTCCTGGAGTTCGCCGTAG GAAAACACTGTGGAAAGCAGATCCGAGCGTGGCATATGATTCACCACTTCAAACACAGGTTCTTGAAGTTCATGCATTCCACAATCAAGGAGTTCGATCCGTGTATACGGCGGTACCCTGAGAAAGTCGCAGAGATCTTCGACGAG CTGTGGAGACAGCAGTGGTACGAGCAGTGGTGCATGGAGGTGAAGGATCCACGGACGAGCTGA
- a CDS encoding hypothetical protein (encoded by transcript TGME49_224020~Predicted trans-membrane domain (TMHMM2.0):26-46), with protein MAFEGFRRFDPERPNYRYFPNRTRAQTVWLSWGVFALGGLVGLLYLKFSESRQQDLARHYSEIARHDGVTQTAFNQIQNQNNYFQGVLQNARRRDLGLPTPRVPLQIEEEK; from the exons ATGGCTTTCGAAGGATTTCGCCGATTTGATCCCGAGCGTCCGAACTACCGCTACTTTCCGAATCGCACGCGAGCGCAGACGGTGTGGCTGTCCTGGGGCGTCTTTGCTCTTGGCGGGCTCGTTGGTCTGCTCTATCTGAAGTTCTCCGAGTCAAGACAACAGGACCTAGCTCGACATTATTCTGAAATCGCGCGGCACGATGGCGTGACTCAGACGGCATTCAATCAG ATCCAGAATCAAAACAACTACTTCCAGGGAGTGCTCCAGAACGCCCGTCGCCGTGATCTAGGCCTTCCTACCCCAAGGGTTCCCCTTCAgattgaagaagaaaaataA